One stretch of Lysobacter sp. KIS68-7 DNA includes these proteins:
- a CDS encoding MgtC/SapB family protein, with protein sequence MPFATQHHFWSPEILRANGSIALTLLGALALGMLVGYERSYRGRAAGMRTYGLVCMASAALTVLVGFRPLWYGGVSGPLSDPTSVVQGVVTGIGFLCAGVIIKDGLSVRGLATAASIWSVSAVGVLFGAGFYVAASVFAVLCALSMSLLHQLEHRLPGRTTLDLHLTFRAGFRPSLDEIAAIAQERGYRILRDSVTIKFADNQPVWRLAVIGLKRSRALSPALLAEQLTNFEGMAKFSITPVRN encoded by the coding sequence ATGCCATTCGCAACCCAGCATCACTTCTGGAGCCCGGAGATCCTCAGGGCCAACGGCTCCATCGCGCTCACGCTCCTGGGTGCCCTGGCGCTCGGCATGCTCGTCGGTTATGAACGCTCCTATCGCGGGCGGGCGGCCGGCATGCGCACGTATGGCCTCGTGTGCATGGCATCCGCGGCCCTGACCGTCCTCGTCGGGTTCAGGCCGTTGTGGTACGGCGGCGTCTCGGGTCCCCTGAGTGATCCCACGAGCGTGGTCCAGGGCGTCGTCACCGGCATTGGCTTCCTTTGCGCCGGCGTGATCATCAAGGATGGTTTGAGCGTGCGCGGCCTTGCGACCGCCGCGTCCATCTGGTCGGTCTCTGCAGTGGGCGTGCTCTTCGGTGCCGGCTTCTACGTGGCGGCCTCGGTCTTCGCCGTGCTGTGCGCGCTCTCGATGTCGCTGTTGCATCAACTGGAACATCGACTCCCCGGCCGCACGACCCTGGACCTGCACCTTACGTTTCGAGCCGGGTTCCGACCCAGCCTGGATGAGATCGCCGCCATCGCCCAGGAGCGCGGGTACCGAATTCTGCGCGACAGCGTCACGATCAAGTTCGCCGACAACCAACCGGTGTGGCGACTGGCGGTGATTGGCCTGAAGCGCTCGCGCGCATTGTCGCCGGCGCTGCTCGCGGAACAACTGACGAACTTTGAAGGGATGGCGAAATTCAGCATTACGCCAGTGCGCAACTGA
- a CDS encoding carbohydrate porin has translation MGDWGGIRSDLERHGVTPRLILVTDLAGNASGGLSKGITAPTSVELSLVGDLDKMFGIKGGSVFLSASQRWGRSLSQEYIGNVFGTQQIYGFQTWRLIDFSYQQALFNDRVELRLGRFAATDDFMVSAYSCGLVSNAFCGNPFGILLDAPGMTAYTGTWAALIKVKPTPRTYLTGAVYNGDLGIRADEHHGLDFSIRGPAFAMVEFGYQVNGLPGDSQLLGNYKLGAWYDAGRLTDFKTGAEVSGSWGAYGLFDQVLVPFGSSGSNRGLGAIGSVTIAPDSGRQQLPAFFTVGLSARGLFDARPRDALSVGFATGRFSDELRRAQQVGRLPGPLDGQGHEDVAEFTYRLDIQEGAVFVQPDLQYVLHPGGTDEVKNALVWGVQVGINF, from the coding sequence ATGGGCGATTGGGGCGGGATCCGGTCCGATCTGGAACGCCACGGAGTGACACCGAGGCTGATCCTCGTCACGGACCTTGCGGGCAACGCCAGCGGCGGCCTGTCCAAGGGCATTACGGCTCCCACGAGCGTCGAACTCAGCCTGGTCGGCGATCTCGACAAGATGTTCGGGATCAAGGGCGGCTCGGTCTTTTTGTCCGCGTCGCAGCGGTGGGGTCGAAGCCTGTCCCAGGAATACATCGGCAACGTCTTCGGCACGCAACAGATTTACGGCTTCCAGACGTGGCGACTGATTGATTTTTCATATCAGCAAGCGCTGTTCAATGACCGCGTCGAGCTCCGCCTTGGGCGGTTTGCGGCAACGGACGATTTCATGGTCTCGGCGTATAGCTGCGGCTTGGTGTCCAACGCGTTTTGTGGGAACCCGTTCGGAATTCTGCTAGATGCGCCTGGCATGACTGCCTACACCGGCACCTGGGCGGCGCTCATAAAGGTGAAACCGACGCCGCGCACCTACCTCACGGGTGCGGTCTACAACGGTGATCTCGGGATTCGTGCCGACGAACACCATGGTCTCGACTTTTCGATACGCGGGCCTGCGTTTGCAATGGTCGAGTTCGGTTACCAGGTCAATGGACTGCCAGGCGACAGCCAACTGCTCGGAAACTACAAGCTGGGCGCCTGGTATGACGCTGGCCGGCTGACGGATTTCAAGACAGGCGCGGAGGTGTCGGGAAGTTGGGGCGCCTACGGTCTTTTCGACCAGGTGCTCGTGCCGTTCGGCAGCTCAGGCAGCAATCGTGGCCTTGGCGCCATTGGCTCGGTCACGATCGCACCGGATTCCGGCAGGCAGCAGCTACCCGCATTCTTCACCGTGGGCCTCTCTGCGCGGGGCTTGTTCGACGCGCGGCCGCGGGACGCTCTCAGCGTCGGTTTCGCGACCGGTCGTTTCAGTGACGAACTGCGTCGCGCGCAGCAAGTCGGCCGGTTGCCTGGTCCGCTGGATGGTCAGGGCCACGAGGATGTTGCCGAATTCACTTATCGCCTCGATATCCAGGAGGGTGCCGTCTTCGTGCAGCCCGATCTGCAATATGTCCTGCATCCGGGCGGCACGGACGAAGTCAAGAACGCGCTGGTCTGGGGTGTACAGGTCGGCATCAATTTCTGA
- a CDS encoding nuclear transport factor 2 family protein, protein MKIALPTPIKLYLQADADKDESLFTQCFAPDAEVRDEGRTIKGVEAIRVWKRDAKKKYQYEVHPLAALQDGDMVSLTARLTGKFPGSPVELTYAFVLRDDRIASLEIR, encoded by the coding sequence ATGAAAATCGCGCTACCAACTCCAATCAAGCTCTACCTGCAAGCCGATGCAGACAAGGACGAGAGTCTCTTCACTCAGTGCTTCGCCCCTGATGCCGAGGTCCGGGACGAAGGACGTACGATCAAGGGCGTGGAAGCCATCAGGGTCTGGAAGCGGGACGCGAAGAAGAAGTACCAGTACGAGGTTCATCCGTTGGCTGCGTTACAGGACGGCGACATGGTGTCGCTGACCGCGCGTCTCACGGGCAAATTCCCCGGCAGCCCGGTCGAGTTGACCTACGCCTTTGTACTGCGGGACGACCGGATCGCCTCGCTTGAGATCCGCTGA
- a CDS encoding replicative DNA helicase gives MSSSPRVLPHSVEAEQSVLGGLMLRPQALAEVSEWIKEDDFYRRDHQLIYRAIRELAAKEIPCDAVTLGEWFESMGMSEQVAGGAYLIELASTTPSAANIKAYAEIVQERSQRRQLVSVGTDLVNAAFDPSSQDVAEIAHEHQRRLTHLAPGRRTGPEQARVCLEALYADLIRRFEMSAMPGLPTPWKDLNDITHGLQDGEVVVIAARSNMGKSVLGFQLSAFTALQGHRTIRFSLEMTKEHATRRDLAACGGIPHAWLLDPRQGNYWPRLTEAMRAFRDVPLLTDDSPRLTSSQISARAQVEHLRNPVRMVVVDHLHEMKLPGKQGEVVERADALRDLKALAKRLGCPVVVLAQLNRAAASNEKNQPRRPQLTDLRGSGGIEEVADVVLFLHRPDYYKPDDMPGVIEVTVGKGRDIPTGKTIYLQNRFDVMRADDWKGTLPNPQVETPARRGFNP, from the coding sequence ATGAGCTCCTCGCCTCGCGTTCTTCCGCACAGCGTCGAAGCGGAGCAGTCAGTTCTCGGCGGTCTAATGCTTCGTCCCCAGGCCCTCGCAGAGGTGTCGGAGTGGATCAAGGAGGACGACTTCTACCGTCGCGACCACCAATTGATCTACCGCGCCATCCGCGAACTCGCCGCGAAAGAGATTCCGTGCGACGCGGTGACGCTCGGCGAATGGTTCGAATCGATGGGTATGTCCGAGCAGGTTGCCGGCGGTGCGTATCTGATCGAGCTCGCCAGTACCACGCCGTCGGCCGCGAACATCAAGGCGTACGCCGAGATCGTCCAGGAGCGATCGCAGCGTCGGCAGTTGGTCAGCGTGGGTACGGACTTGGTCAACGCAGCGTTCGATCCTTCATCGCAGGACGTAGCCGAGATCGCGCACGAGCACCAGCGACGGCTTACACACCTCGCCCCGGGTCGCCGCACGGGCCCCGAACAGGCGCGCGTCTGTCTCGAGGCGCTGTACGCAGACCTAATCCGTCGATTCGAAATGAGCGCCATGCCGGGCCTTCCTACGCCGTGGAAAGACCTGAATGACATTACGCATGGTCTGCAGGACGGGGAGGTGGTGGTCATCGCCGCGCGGTCCAACATGGGTAAGTCGGTGCTTGGGTTTCAGCTCAGCGCGTTCACTGCGCTGCAAGGCCACCGAACAATTCGCTTCAGCCTCGAGATGACCAAGGAACATGCCACCCGGCGCGACCTGGCCGCATGTGGGGGCATTCCGCATGCATGGCTGCTGGATCCGCGCCAGGGCAACTACTGGCCCCGCTTGACGGAGGCAATGCGCGCCTTCCGCGATGTCCCATTGCTCACGGACGACAGCCCTCGGCTCACGTCCTCGCAGATCTCGGCGCGGGCCCAAGTGGAGCACTTGCGAAACCCAGTGCGCATGGTGGTGGTCGACCACCTCCACGAGATGAAGCTTCCCGGCAAGCAAGGGGAGGTCGTGGAGCGTGCCGATGCACTTCGGGACCTGAAGGCGCTGGCGAAACGTCTTGGGTGTCCTGTCGTGGTGTTGGCGCAACTCAATCGTGCGGCGGCCAGTAACGAGAAGAACCAGCCGCGTCGTCCGCAACTTACGGACCTGCGCGGCTCCGGCGGCATCGAGGAGGTAGCTGATGTCGTGCTTTTCCTCCACCGACCGGACTACTACAAACCCGACGACATGCCAGGTGTCATCGAAGTCACGGTGGGGAAGGGACGCGACATCCCCACTGGCAAAACGATCTATCTGCAGAACCGATTCGACGTGATGCGCGCCGACGACTGGAAAGGGACGTTGCCGAATCCTCAAGTCGAAACACCTGCGCGTCGCGGCTTTAACCCCTGA